The following proteins are co-located in the Nomia melanderi isolate GNS246 chromosome 1, iyNomMela1, whole genome shotgun sequence genome:
- the LOC143174684 gene encoding broad-complex core protein-like, with product MRLSHPLHGSLLPPGVCYTCDVCGKTLSTKLTLKRHKEQQHLQPLNSAVCAFCHKVFRTLNSLNNHKSIYHRRQK from the coding sequence ATGCGATTGTCGCACCCGTTGCACGGCAGCCTGTTGCCGCCGGGCGTCTGCTATACCTGCGACGTCTGCGGCAAAACCCTCTCCACGAAGCTCACCCTGAAACGGCACAAAGAGCAGCAGCACTTGCAGCCCCTGAACAGCGCGGTGTGCGCGTTCTGCCACAAGGTGTTCAGGACGCTGAACAGCCTGAACAATCACAAGAGCATCTACCACCGTAGACAGAAATAG
- the LOC116434500 gene encoding uncharacterized protein LOC116434500 → MTGLTLNSLNTQSAKKLFRCQLCHKELCSKASLKRHVADKHAARQEEYRCVICERVYCSRNSLMTHIYTYHKSRPGDIDIKFF, encoded by the coding sequence ATGACGGGGCTGACCTTGAACTCTCTGAACACCCAGTCAGCGAAGAAGCTGTTCCGCTGCCAGCTGTGCCACAAGGAGCTGTGCAGCAAAGCATCCTTGAAACGCCACGTTGCCGACAAGCATGCCGCGCGACAGGAGGAGTACAGATGCGTCATCTGCGAGCGGGTGTACTGCTCCCGTAACTCCCTGATGACCCATATATATACCTATCATAAGAGCAGACCCGGCGACATTGACATTAAGTTCTTTTGA